From a single Nissabacter sp. SGAir0207 genomic region:
- the tagH gene encoding type VI secretion system-associated FHA domain protein TagH: MRFTIVKSKQGHFPPQSSFDFLPPGGTIGRSVDNNLVLPDEDRAISRLQAIVHISAEGECRITNRGNVTRVVLNDIPLERGRQVELQDGDLLDIDDYQLQVTDLSQSAPPPSYTTPPAEAVPPQPVAAPQPVVAPQPVIVPPVVPQDQAEFVQPAAPYDAQAQQRAEQALLMRQQAMQEAPLPTAPAPVETPRAPVRPGRLGIDPVGYTAPPVPRHSNLLHGSQQALDGNMLDALLEGMGLNDLQPPPRFDEHQLNEVGRLLSLFSQGTVALLSSRSILKRGVKAEMTMILDEANNPFKLLPSGKTVLMQMFGSKMPGFMPPEQAVRDALIDLQAHQLGMIAGIRAIISAMLQSFNPDRLEEEARREGNAPRFSLSPSRKGALWDHFTRTYQKTAGEVENDFHTLFGEAFLRAYDAEVNQYKDSQIKPDE; the protein is encoded by the coding sequence ATGCGATTCACGATTGTTAAGAGTAAACAGGGCCATTTTCCCCCGCAAAGCAGCTTTGACTTCCTGCCGCCCGGCGGAACCATCGGCCGCAGCGTGGACAATAACCTGGTGTTGCCTGATGAGGACCGCGCCATCTCGCGGTTGCAGGCCATCGTGCATATTTCGGCAGAGGGTGAGTGCCGCATCACCAACCGCGGCAACGTGACGCGGGTGGTGCTCAACGACATCCCGCTGGAGCGCGGTCGGCAGGTGGAGTTGCAGGATGGCGACCTGCTGGACATCGATGACTACCAGTTGCAGGTGACCGACCTGAGCCAGTCGGCCCCGCCGCCCTCCTACACCACCCCGCCCGCCGAGGCAGTGCCGCCGCAACCCGTTGCGGCCCCCCAGCCGGTCGTTGCGCCGCAGCCGGTGATTGTGCCGCCCGTGGTGCCGCAGGATCAGGCCGAGTTCGTGCAGCCCGCCGCCCCCTATGACGCGCAGGCGCAGCAGCGCGCTGAGCAGGCGTTGCTGATGCGCCAGCAGGCGATGCAGGAGGCCCCGCTGCCCACTGCCCCGGCCCCGGTGGAGACACCGCGCGCACCGGTGCGCCCCGGCCGTCTGGGCATCGATCCGGTGGGCTACACCGCGCCACCGGTGCCGCGCCACAGCAACCTGTTGCACGGTAGCCAGCAGGCGCTGGATGGCAACATGCTCGACGCGCTGCTGGAGGGGATGGGGCTGAATGACCTGCAACCGCCGCCGCGCTTCGATGAGCACCAGCTCAACGAGGTGGGCCGCCTGCTGAGCCTCTTCTCACAGGGCACCGTCGCCCTGCTCTCCTCGCGCTCGATCCTCAAGCGCGGCGTGAAGGCGGAGATGACGATGATCCTTGATGAGGCCAATAACCCGTTCAAGCTGCTGCCTTCGGGCAAAACCGTGCTGATGCAGATGTTCGGCAGCAAGATGCCGGGCTTTATGCCGCCGGAGCAGGCGGTGCGCGATGCGCTGATTGATTTGCAGGCGCACCAGCTGGGGATGATCGCTGGCATCCGCGCCATCATCTCCGCCATGCTGCAATCCTTCAACCCAGACCGGCTGGAGGAGGAGGCGCGCCGCGAGGGCAACGCGCCGCGCTTCTCGCTCTCCCCCAGCCGCAAGGGGGCGCTGTGGGATCACTTCACCCGCACTTATCAAAAGACCGCCGGTGAGGTGGAGAACGATTTCCACACGCTGTTTGGCGAGGCGTTCCTGCGCGCCTATGACGCCGAGGTCAACCAGTACAAAGATTCCCAGATCAAACCGGACGAATGA
- a CDS encoding T6SS amidase immunity protein Tai4 family protein, whose amino-acid sequence MAVNVGSGARASDNAATLAIHPAEPVQEALFRNWLFSRCIAKADSASALSADAHRSAALYAGKSLLPAAAYSAGDALIDRFLDRPFAGPVAGSYHTVACIDLYHSGEAGRLFARFAAQLDQP is encoded by the coding sequence GTGGCGGTAAATGTTGGCTCCGGTGCCCGGGCATCAGACAACGCAGCAACCCTCGCGATCCATCCAGCCGAACCCGTCCAGGAGGCGCTGTTCCGCAACTGGCTGTTTAGCCGCTGCATTGCCAAGGCGGACAGCGCCAGCGCGCTCTCTGCGGACGCCCACCGGTCGGCGGCCCTGTATGCCGGGAAGAGCCTGCTGCCCGCCGCGGCCTATAGCGCGGGCGATGCCCTGATCGATCGCTTCCTCGACCGCCCCTTTGCCGGGCCGGTGGCGGGAAGCTATCACACCGTCGCCTGTATCGACCTCTACCACAGCGGGGAGGCGGGCCGCCTGTTTGCCCGTTTCGCCGCGCAGCTTGACCAACCGTAA